A region of Toxorhynchites rutilus septentrionalis strain SRP chromosome 1, ASM2978413v1, whole genome shotgun sequence DNA encodes the following proteins:
- the LOC129762092 gene encoding general odorant-binding protein 99a-like encodes MQVECIIVLTILVALASAGWRIQTVDDLLRNRHKCVKILNLENTLKDEFELFDFPEETSARCVIKCILNRLGLFSDKRGPHIGRLVKQMKYASVSSTKEIKREVQACAYTRMEQEDGCERAYALYQCIQNSNLRLLQSPDSKTE; translated from the exons ATGCAAGTTGAGTGTATCATTGTCCTGACAATCCTAGTTGCCTTG GCATCAGCTGGTTGGAGAATACAAACGGTCGATGACCTCTTGCGGAATAGGCATAAGTGTGTGAAAATACTGAATCTGGAGAATACACTCAAAGATGAGTTCGAACTGTTTGATTTCCCCGAGGAGACATCGGCCAGATGTGTGATAAAGTGCATTTTGAACAGGCTTGGCCTGTTCAGTGACAAACGAGGTCCTCACATCGGCCGTTTAGTGAAACAAATGAAATACGCATCGGTTTCAAGTACCAAGGAGATTAAAAGAGAGGTCCAGGCTTGTGCCTATACTAGGATGGAACAAGAAGATGGATGTGAGAGGGCATACGCATTGTATCAATGCATTCAGAATAGCAATCTCCGTTTGCTGCAGTCACCCGATTCGAAGACTGAATAA